In Chrysiogenia bacterium, the genomic stretch TCAGCTCGGAAATGTCCTGGAAAATGATCACGCAGCCCTGGTCGGGTTCTCCCTCGCGCACGATGGGGGCGGCATTGCCGCGCACGTCGAGTTCGCCGATGCGGGTCACGAATTCCTCGATGCCCGGCTTTCGTGCACGCTCGGGTTTGTCTGCCTTCTCCGCACTCGCCTCTTCCTCGTCCCCCTCGGCGACCATCCGTTCCAACGCGCCGGCGAGGCCGTCGATGTGCAGCTCCGCTACCTGCGTGCCGATCAGCTCCCGCGAAGACTTCTGGAGCATGAGCTCGGCAATGCGGTTGGCAAACATGATCCGGTCAGCGGCATCGAGCACGATAACCCCCTCGCCCAGGGATAGGAGAATCGTCTCGATTCGCTGGCGCTCGACCGAGAGTTCGATGTTCTTCCCTTCGATGGCGCGCTTGAGGTCCAGCTCCAGCGCCATGCGCTCGAGAGTGATGCGCTGGCGGTTCACGAAGTTCGAGACCACGAGCGCTACGAACAGGGTGACCGTCAGGGTCACCACCAGAATCACCAGCGTCTCGCCGCGCAGTTTGCGCAGCGCGCCCAGCATAGTGCCGGTCGAGATGACGCGCGCCACCACCCAGTCGCGACCGGGCACGCGCTCGGTCACCACGTAGTTCGATCCACCCGGCAGGTTGATGCGGTACCAGCGCTGCTCGGGGCTGCTCTGCCCGAAGAGCTCGCCGAAGAGCCCGACGTCGTAGCCCACGTAGTCGTCATTGCCGTGGGCGAGAATCAGGCCGTTTCCGGACGCGATGAAGTCCCACGCGCCGGGGGCGGCATATCCACGGAAGAAGCGTGTGAGCCGCGAGGTTGGAAACAGGGCTTCGACATAGCCCACCGGCTGTCCACCCGCATCCCGCACCACGGCGGCGAAGAGGATCTCGGGCTGGTTTTCCGGGCGGTCGCCACGAATGCGGAGCTGGCGCTCGAATTCATAGAAGAGCGAGCCGTGCGAGAGGAAGTTCTCATTGAGCGCGATACTCCCGCCCGAAGAGTTCAGCAGCCGCTCACGCTCGCTGCGATCAAGGCTCTGCAGGGCCGGCTCGGTTCCCGGCTGGGCGTAGACGTGCAGCACCTCACCACCGGTCGTATAGAAGCCCACCGACTTGAAGTCTTCGAGCAGGAACTGATGGGGAATCGAGGCGAGCGCCTGCACCGGATCGGCCGGATACGCGAGCGCGGAGTAGAGTTCCATCGTGGCGAGCGACTTCACCTGCCGATCGAGCCGCTCCAGGTAGCTGTGAACATCGCTCGTGATTTTCGCCGCCTCGCCGCGGTAGCGGCCCAGCGCCTCACCCAGCAGGCGGTCGCGCAGCAGGTAGTTGAAGCTCAGCGCCACGCTCACGGTTGAGAGCGCGACGAAGCCGAAGAGCAGCACGCGAAAGACCCGCGCGCGCACGCCGATCTCGTCGAGGTTCGAGAGCGCCAGCGCCCCCGACACCGAGGCTACCGAGATGGCAAAGTGCGTGAGCGCTTCGAAGGCAGTCCGGACTTCGGCCGGCAGATCCTGGGTCTGCGCAAGCTCCATGCTCTGGCGAAGCACCAGCATCAGCGCC encodes the following:
- a CDS encoding PAS domain-containing protein — its product is MTENFFQSIEFANLLDVLALLSLAMALPLLLSGLHLLARRTAALFLIGYAFFFVSLSVETWQSTFVLFHQYPVTPPLYQYLNLLFELLGFWLVTTAVVEWINERRSRSYFWSIGVLVLVVGGVAGLGGIQRSALLPVSFIFRPEAELFFVAMKLVIALVCLGWVLARAQKARRLVVFAALMLVLRQSMELAQTQDLPAEVRTAFEALTHFAISVASVSGALALSNLDEIGVRARVFRVLLFGFVALSTVSVALSFNYLLRDRLLGEALGRYRGEAAKITSDVHSYLERLDRQVKSLATMELYSALAYPADPVQALASIPHQFLLEDFKSVGFYTTGGEVLHVYAQPGTEPALQSLDRSERERLLNSSGGSIALNENFLSHGSLFYEFERQLRIRGDRPENQPEILFAAVVRDAGGQPVGYVEALFPTSRLTRFFRGYAAPGAWDFIASGNGLILAHGNDDYVGYDVGLFGELFGQSSPEQRWYRINLPGGSNYVVTERVPGRDWVVARVISTGTMLGALRKLRGETLVILVVTLTVTLFVALVVSNFVNRQRITLERMALELDLKRAIEGKNIELSVERQRIETILLSLGEGVIVLDAADRIMFANRIAELMLQKSSRELIGTQVAELHIDGLAGALERMVAEGDEEEASAEKADKPERARKPGIEEFVTRIGELDVRGNAAPIVREGEPDQGCVIIFQDISEL